The stretch of DNA ATCGAGAACCGCAACACGTCCAACGTGGTCGCGGCGACGATCAACTGATCCTCGCGACATCCTGCAGTTCATTCACCCGGCCGCGCTCCGCGCGGCCGGGCTGTTTTTTTCCACCCCCGCGTGGGCACGCGAGCAGCCCGGCTATGATCGCAGTGCCCCGCCGCGATTGCGGCCCGGCGCGTCTGACTCTGCCATTCCATCCGGGTGAAAGCCCGGGTGCGGAGATTGCCTCATGCTCCCCAAGCCGCCGCCGCGCCTCGGCCAACTCGGCTACCTCTACTTTCCGCCCTACCGCATCGAAGGCTACTCCATCGCCGGCGAAGCCACCGCCGTCATGGTCCCGGAGCTGGAGGTCTGCTTTGACATCGGCTTGTGCGCCCGGCCGATGCTCTCGGCCAAGTACGTCGCCATCACGCACGGACACATGGACCACGTCGCCGGCCTCCCGTACTACTTCAGCCAGCGCTGGTTCCAGGGCATGGGCATGGGCACGTGCGTGTGTGATCGGCGCATCGAGCCGGCGGTGCGCAACATGATGCTCGGCTGGGTGGACCTCGAACAACAGCGCACATCGCACGAGATCATCGGCCTGGCGCCGGGCGAGACGCACGAGATCAAGAACAACCTGTTCCTCGGGCCGTGTGAAGTGGATCACACCGTCCCGAGCGTCGGCTGGAGCGTCGTCGAGCGCCGCACGAAGTTGCGCGAGGAGTTCATCGGCTTGCCTCAGGAGAAGTTGCGCGATCTAAAGCTGGGCGGGACGGAGATCACGCGCGAGCTGCGCGTGCCGCTGGTGGCGTATATTGGGGACACGCTGCCGGGACCACATCTGCTAGCGGATGTCGTGCGCAAGGCGCGACTGCTCATCATCGAGTGCACGTTCTTCGAACCCGACCACAAGGAGCGCGCGGTCGTCGGCAAGCACGTGCACGTCGATGACATCGCCGAACTGCTCGAGCGCGTGCAGGCCGAAGCGGTGGTGCTGACGCACATCTCGCGGCGCACGAACCTCGGAGCGGCCAAGAAGATGCTGCACGATCGGCTCGGCGCGGAGGGCGCGCGCCGCGTGCACCTGCTCATGGATCACGTCGCCAATCGCGCGCGCTATGAGCAGCAGTGCGCCGAAGCAATCGAGAGCGAGTCGCGCTGAAAAACTTTTGCGTGTCTCACGGAAGTTGCCTGAATCGCGCGATTCGGGGTTGACAACCGCGCGAGGAAGAATTACCTTTGTCCCGTCCGACCGACGCCGGCAGTGACAGCGGCTCCGTTCAGTTTCGTGGTGGTGCAGCGCGGTCGGCGGTGGAGTTTTCCGTAACCAGACTTCCGTTCAGGAAAGTGTCAGCCCATGAACACTTCCCCCGATCCCATGATCCGGGACGAGATTCTTGCGCACCTTAAGCGGCACCATCCGGACCGATGCCGGCAGTGGTTTGAAGAAATCGAGATCGTCGATCTCGCCGCAGGTGTGCTCACGCTCAGCGCCGTTCAGCCCGTGCAGCTGCGCTACCTGCAGCGCGAGTGCGTCGAGATCTTCCGCGAGGCCGCGCAAAGCGTTACGGGTCGCTTGCTTAGCGTCGTGTTCATCTCGTCGGACGAAGCCGACCAGATGACGCCGGCGAGCGCCGGCGGTGTCGCCACGCTTTCGGTTCGCGCGCCCGTGGTCGTCGCGTCGGCGTCGGCGCCTGCGGCGCGGACCGCCATCACGGCGGTCAATGGCCGCGGCAACGGCCATTCCCGCCACCCCGTCGCCGCGGCGGCGGCGTTCGAAGACGAGCCCGCGCGCACGCCTGGCGCCACCGTCTGGGGCACACTCTACGACGAGATGGTCATCAACCCCGACTACT from Phycisphaerales bacterium encodes:
- a CDS encoding MBL fold metallo-hydrolase; this encodes MLPKPPPRLGQLGYLYFPPYRIEGYSIAGEATAVMVPELEVCFDIGLCARPMLSAKYVAITHGHMDHVAGLPYYFSQRWFQGMGMGTCVCDRRIEPAVRNMMLGWVDLEQQRTSHEIIGLAPGETHEIKNNLFLGPCEVDHTVPSVGWSVVERRTKLREEFIGLPQEKLRDLKLGGTEITRELRVPLVAYIGDTLPGPHLLADVVRKARLLIIECTFFEPDHKERAVVGKHVHVDDIAELLERVQAEAVVLTHISRRTNLGAAKKMLHDRLGAEGARRVHLLMDHVANRARYEQQCAEAIESESR